The window GGCGAAGCGGAGGGCAGTAGCTCAGTTGGTAGAGCAGCGGTCTCCAAAACCGCAGGTCGGGGGTTCGAGTCCCTCCTGCCCTGCTTTTACCTGCGAGGCGAGGCGAGGAAACGATGTCTAAGAGACGGGGCTCTACGGCTCAGCAGCGCCGGGCCGGTGGCAAGAAGGCCCAGCAGAGCGGCAGGCAGCGCAGGGCCGGGTCGGGAGTGGTCGATTCCCTCAAGGAGGCCCGGGCCGAGGTACGGCGGGTG of the Rubrobacter calidifluminis genome contains:
- the secE gene encoding preprotein translocase subunit SecE, translating into MSKRRGSTAQQRRAGGKKAQQSGRQRRAGSGVVDSLKEARAEVRRVSWPDREQLKQSTAVVIIVVVVLGIYVTFWDYVFQNLTRLVFF